In a single window of the Streptomyces sp. CGMCC 4.7035 genome:
- a CDS encoding DUF1707 SHOCT-like domain-containing protein: MDLHKSPAPTDRQPVPPAELRCSDADRDRITDILREALAEGRLTAEEHAERVEGVLGAKTVGELERFVRDLPAGHARRIPPTYTPAPSRPTPGSTPIQPDENVVAVCSSAVRKGRWRPGRRMHAYAIFGSVLIDLSEAIFEYQQVVIKAISVFGDVTIRVPENVSLRGTGGGVLGNFEVSPLDSVEQDAPVIYVDGLAVLGSVEAKPKRGKLVADILDRVSDRVSGKVDKALRKHLDR; this comes from the coding sequence GTGGACCTTCACAAGAGCCCCGCCCCGACGGACCGTCAGCCCGTGCCCCCGGCCGAGCTGCGCTGCTCCGACGCCGACCGCGACCGCATCACCGACATCCTGCGCGAGGCCCTGGCCGAGGGCCGCCTCACCGCGGAGGAGCATGCCGAGCGCGTCGAGGGTGTGCTCGGCGCCAAGACGGTCGGCGAGCTGGAGCGGTTCGTCCGAGACCTGCCCGCGGGCCACGCGCGCCGCATCCCGCCGACGTACACACCGGCGCCCAGCCGGCCCACCCCGGGTTCGACACCCATCCAGCCCGACGAGAACGTGGTGGCGGTCTGCAGCAGCGCCGTGCGCAAAGGCCGCTGGCGCCCCGGCCGCCGTATGCACGCGTACGCGATCTTCGGCAGCGTCCTGATCGACCTGAGCGAGGCGATATTCGAGTACCAGCAGGTCGTGATCAAGGCGATCTCGGTCTTCGGCGACGTGACCATCCGCGTCCCGGAGAACGTCTCGCTGCGCGGCACCGGCGGCGGCGTGCTCGGCAACTTCGAGGTCAGCCCGCTGGATTCGGTCGAGCAGGACGCGCCCGTCATCTACGTGGACGGACTGGCCGTACTCGGGAGTGTCGAGGCAAAGCCCAAGCGCGGCAAGCTGGTCGCGGACATCCTCGATCGCGTGTCGGACCGCGTGTCGGGCAAGGTGGACAAGGCTTTGCGCAAACACCTGGACCGTTGA
- a CDS encoding WhiB family transcriptional regulator has translation MLQPPHSSLQVADVPQQRVPVRDRDQDAPWHTEAVCRRDEAGLFFAPSKEPTAARLSREEAAKRVCARCPVMVECREHALLQPEPYGVWGGLTAAERRVVLARRRRREMELKKAARGAIAAAG, from the coding sequence GTGCTGCAACCGCCGCATTCGTCCTTGCAGGTCGCTGACGTTCCGCAGCAGCGGGTGCCAGTGCGCGACAGGGACCAGGACGCCCCGTGGCACACGGAGGCGGTGTGCCGGCGCGACGAGGCCGGCCTGTTCTTCGCGCCCTCCAAGGAACCCACCGCGGCCCGGCTCTCCCGCGAGGAGGCGGCCAAGCGGGTGTGTGCGCGCTGCCCGGTGATGGTCGAGTGCCGGGAACACGCGCTACTGCAGCCCGAGCCGTACGGCGTCTGGGGCGGCCTCACCGCCGCCGAGCGCCGTGTGGTGCTGGCCCGGCGCCGCCGCAGGGAGATGGAGCTCAAGAAGGCCGCGCGGGGGGCGATAGCCGCGGCGGGCTGA